The following DNA comes from Methanomassiliicoccales archaeon LGM-DZ1.
AGAACGGCATGGTTCCAAGAAAGAAGATCGACGAGATCCTCGACGGCTATGACCTCGGGAATCTGACCATAGCCACCCTTTGTTCCCACTCGTCGCTGCAGATCTTCCACGGAGCGAAGAAGTTCGGGTTCAAGACGATAGGGCTCGTCACCAGGGACAACGAGAAGATATACGACGCCTTCCCCCTTGCGAAGCCCGACAAATTCTACAAGTACCAGGATTACGACGAGATGATCGAGCGCAAGGACGAGCTGCTCGACGAAAACGTCGTCCTCATCCCCCACGGGTCGTTCGTGGAGTACATGGGCCACAAGGCGTTCGAGGAGTTCGAGGTCCCCTCGTACGGCAACCGCGCCGTTCTCGGATGGGAGTCCGACAGGGACAAGCAGAGGGAGTGGATCACCTCCGCCGGCGCGCCCATGCCCAAGCTCATCACCGACGCCAGGGAGATCAAGGAGCCGGTGATGGTGAAGTATCACGGCGCCAAAGGCGGCCGCGGCTTCTTCATCGCCAAGGACTACCCCGACTTCAAGCAGGGGATCGACACCAGCCAGCCCTACACGATCCAGGAGTACTGCCTCGGAACCAGGTATTACCTCCACTTCTTCTACGACCCCCTCAAGACCGACGGGTACCGGATAAAGCAGGGCGGATCGCTGGAGCTCCTCTCCATGGACAGGAGGGACGAGTCCAACATCGATGAGATGTACAAGCTCGGCAGCATCGAGGACGCGAAGAAGCACGGGATCTACCCCAGCTTCGTCGTCACCGGCAACACCCCGGTCGTCATCAGGGAGTCCCTGCTGCCCAAGGCGTTCAAGATGGCCGAGGACATCGTCAACAGGTCCTACGAGCTGTTCGGCGGCATGTGGGGCCCGTTCTGCCTCGAGACCGTCGTCAACGACAAGCTGGAGTTCAGGATCTTCGAGATCTCCACCAGGATCGTCGCCGGCACCAACCCGTTCATCAACGGGTCCCCGTACGCCGAGATGATCTACCCCGGCCTCAGCACCGGCGGCAGGCTCGCCATGGAGATCAGGGACGCGAACGCGGCCGGGCACATCAAGGACATAATGTCCTGAAGGAGTCCCGCGGGCGCATCCGGCCCGGCCTCCGGGCAGTTCAATTGTCCAGTCCGGAGGCTTTCCGCCGTTCAATTGTACATTATCCGGTCCGGGAACCGCCGTGCCGCCGCATACGCGCCCGCGCGCATTCAGCAATGTATTTAACGGAAGTTCCTTATGGACGGCGAGAACAAGGGGTTCGCATCATGGTCAGCGTATCGGACAGGGTACAGAAGATCCCGGCCTCGGGCACAATCGCAATCGGAAACTTAGTCAGCGAGCTCAAGGCTCAGGGCATCGACATCGTCTCCTTCTCGATGGGGGAGCCGGATTTCACCACTCCTGCCAACATCGTGGACGCGGCCAAATCCGCTCTCGACAGCGGGTTCACCCACTACACTCCCAGCACCGGCATCCCTGAGCTGAAGGAGGCCATCGCTAAGACCGCACGTGCCAGGAACGGTATGAACGTCTCTTCCATGAACGTGCTCGTGACCCCGTGCAAGCATGCCATCTTCATGACCGCCCTCGCCTTCCTGAACCCCGGGGACGAGGTCATCCTCCCGGACCCCGGCTGGGTCACCTATGAGGCGGACATCAAGCTGTGCGGCGCCAAGCCCGTCTACGTCCCCCTGGAATACGACGACGGCTTCATCCTCGACCCCCGCAGGGTGGAAGAGGCCGTCACGCCGAAGACCAAGATGATCATCCTCAACACCCCTGCCAACCCCACCGGGTGCGTCATGCCCGAGAAGCAGGTCAGGGAGATCGCCGAGATCGCCGAGAAGCACGACCTCATCGTGCTCGCCGACGAGATCTACGAGCAGATCATCTACTCCGGGAAGCATTTCTCCATCGCGTCCGTCCCCGGCATGCTCGACCGCACAGTCACGGTCTCCGGCCTCTCCAAGACCTATGCCATGACCGGATGGAGGGTGGGCTGGGCCGTCTCGAGCGTCAACAACATCGCCGCCCTCAACAAGCTGCAGTCCCACTCCATCTCCTGCTGCGTCTCCTTCGCCCAGAAGGGCGCTGTCGAGGCCCTCGACGGCGACCAGTCGTCCATCAGGAAGATGACCGACGAGTTCAGGACCAGGCGCGACCTTGCGCTCGACCTCCTGGAGGAGGTCCCCCGCGTGGAGTGCCAGAAGCCGGAAGGAGCGTTCTACCTCTTCCCCCGCTACGATGCCGACATCCACTCCGTGGACCTCGCCAAGAAGATGCTCAAGGACGCCCATGTGGCGGTCACCCCCGGAGCGGCATTCGGGCCCCACGGCGAAGGGTTCTTCAGGATATCCTACGCCACCGGCGAGGACCAGATCCGCGAGGGCATCTCCCGCATGAAGAAGTTCATGTCCGAGCTCTGATCCCGGGAGGGCCGCCCCGGCCCCCGCGCCTTCCCTGCCGAGGCGCCGCATCCGCGCATGCATCCTGTTTCCGCGTGCGCGCGCATAGTTAAAAATAAGGGTTGCCAATAACCGATTCATTCCGCCCCCAGGGGCGCTCAGGGATCCAAATGAGCAGGAAATTATTCACCGTCGGTCCGGTCAACGTCCCGGACGACGTTCTCAAGGCAATGGACAGGCCGATGATCACCCACCGCTCCTCGGAGTACAAGCAGCTGCACGCCGACATCGAGGAGAAGCTCCACAAGGCCCTCGGGACCGACAACGACATCTTCATGGTCGCCGGGTCCGCGACCGTCCTCCTCGAAGGGGCGGCCAGGAACGGCATCAGGGAGCACTCCCTCGGGCTCACCTCCGGGTCCTTCGGCGACAGGTCCATCGAGGTCGCCACCACCAACGGCCGCAAGGTCGACGTGGTCAGGGTCCCCATGGGCAAGGCCGTCAAGCCCGCCGACATCGAAGGCAAGGTCGGCAAGGACATCGAGGCCGTCCACTGGGTGAGCAACGAGTCGTCCACCGGCGTCTACTGCGACAATGCCGCCCTGGCGGAAGAGGTCAGGTCCCAGAACCCCGACGCCCTCGTGATGATCGACGCCGTTACCTCCATGTTCGCCATGGACCTGGACTGGAAGCGCACCCAGCCCGACTCCGTCGTCTTCGGCTCCCAGAAGGACCTCGCGCTCCCGCCCGGGCTGGCCTTCGTGGTCGTCTCCCCCGAGTTCATGAAGAAGTCCGAGTCCATGGAGAACAAGGGCTTCTACACCGACTTCGTGAAGCTCAAGGAGAAGAACGACGAGAACTACGCGCTCACCACCCCTCCTGTGTCCATCATGTTCGGCCTGGACTACCAGCTCGACAAGATGCTGAAGGAGGGCATGGCGGCCCGCTACCGGAGGCACCGCGAGATGGGCGACCTCCTGAGGGCATGGGCCAAGGAGAAACTGGAGGGCATCTTCCCCGAGGAAGGCTACCAGTCGGACTCCCTCGCCGTCATAAAGAAAGGGGACCTGGACTTCGATGCCTTCCACAAGGTCATCAAGTCCAGGGGATACGAGATCTCCAACGGATACGGGGATATCAAGAAGCAGACGTTCAGGGTCGGCACCATGGGGGACCTCACCCCCGCCGACATCAGGTCGCTCATCGGCGTGATGGACGAAGCTCTCGAGGAAGTGAAGCAGTAATGGCAAAGATTCTTGTTTCGGATAAGCTCAGCAAAGACGGCCTGGACATCCTCGAGGCGTCCGGGATGCCGGTGGTCATGAAGACCGGCATGACCGAGGACGAGCTCTGCAAGGAGATCGTCGACTACGATGCCCTCATCATCAGGTCGGGCACCAAGGTGACCAAGAAGGTCATCGACTCTGCCAGGAAGCTGAAGGTCATCGGCCGCGCCGGCGTGGGCGTCGACAACGTCGACGTCCCCTACGCGACCGAGAAAGGTATCCTCGTGATGAACACCCCCACCGCGAACATCCTCTCGGCGGCGGAGCACACCTGCGGCATGATCCTCGCCATGGCCAGGAACATCCCCGCGGCCCACATGTCCATGCACCAGGGGAAATGGGACAGGTCCAAGTTCACCGGCGTCGAGCTGAACGGCAAGGTCCTCGGCATCATCGGCGTCGGCCGCGTCGGCGGAGAGGTCGCGAAGAGGCTGAAGCCCTTCAACATGACCATGATCGGCTACGACCCCTTCCTGCCCAAGGTGGTCGCGGACGAGATCGGCGTCAGGCTGACCACCCTCGAGGAGGTCCTCCAGAAGTCCGACTTCATGACCATCCACACCCCCCTGCTGCCCAGCACCAAGAACATGATCTCCACTGAGCAGTTCAAGATGATGAAGCCCAACGCGCGCCTCGCCAACGTGGCCCGCGGCGGCATCGTCGACGAGGATGCGCTCTACAACGCCCTGAAGGACCATACCATCGCCGGCGCGGCCTTCGATGTCTGGTGCAGCGAGCCCCTCGACGAGTCCGAGAAGAAGCTCCTCGAGCTCGACAACCTGGTCACCACCCCCCACCTCGGAGCCTCTACTGTCGAGGCGCAGGAGAGGGTCGCCGTCGACATCGCCCATGCGGCGGTCAAGTACCTCAAGGACGGGATCATCACCAACGCCATCAACGCGCCCCGCGGGAAGCTCACCCCCGAGACCGAGCCCTACGTCCCCCTGGCGGAGAACATGGGCTCCCTCATCAGGCAGCTCGGCGGCGACGCCCCCATCAGCTCGGTCGAGGTCTCCTATTACGGCGGCCTCGCCCAGACCGACAGCAAGCTCCTGACCGTCTCCGCGGTCAAGGGGATCATCAAAGGCATCGTGGGCGAGGACGGGGCCAACATCATCAACGCCCTCCCCGTGGCCAAGTCCAAGGGCATCGAGGTCAAGGAGACCAAGATCGACAAGTTCGAGAACTACGCCAACATGATCGAGGTCAAGACCGTCTCCGGCGGCAGGACGATCACCGTCCGCGGCACCGCCTTCGGGTCCGAGGCCAGGCTCGTCAACTACAACGGCTACAGGTTCAACGTGCCCCTGTCCGGCGACCTGGTGTTCGTGACCTACCCCGACGTCAAGGGCGTCGTCGGCAGGATCGGCGCCGCCGCGGCCGACGCCGGCATCGACATCAGGGAGATGGCCGTCTCCACCAAGGAGAACGACAGCACCGCCCTGACCGTCCTCGTCCTGGGCTCCGCCCCCGGGAAGGAGACCGTGGCCCGCATCGCGGCGGCCGCCGGCGGGGAC
Coding sequences within:
- a CDS encoding formate--phosphoribosylaminoimidazolecarboxamide ligase; the protein is MVPRKKIDEILDGYDLGNLTIATLCSHSSLQIFHGAKKFGFKTIGLVTRDNEKIYDAFPLAKPDKFYKYQDYDEMIERKDELLDENVVLIPHGSFVEYMGHKAFEEFEVPSYGNRAVLGWESDRDKQREWITSAGAPMPKLITDAREIKEPVMVKYHGAKGGRGFFIAKDYPDFKQGIDTSQPYTIQEYCLGTRYYLHFFYDPLKTDGYRIKQGGSLELLSMDRRDESNIDEMYKLGSIEDAKKHGIYPSFVVTGNTPVVIRESLLPKAFKMAEDIVNRSYELFGGMWGPFCLETVVNDKLEFRIFEISTRIVAGTNPFINGSPYAEMIYPGLSTGGRLAMEIRDANAAGHIKDIMS
- the serA gene encoding phosphoglycerate dehydrogenase, producing MAKILVSDKLSKDGLDILEASGMPVVMKTGMTEDELCKEIVDYDALIIRSGTKVTKKVIDSARKLKVIGRAGVGVDNVDVPYATEKGILVMNTPTANILSAAEHTCGMILAMARNIPAAHMSMHQGKWDRSKFTGVELNGKVLGIIGVGRVGGEVAKRLKPFNMTMIGYDPFLPKVVADEIGVRLTTLEEVLQKSDFMTIHTPLLPSTKNMISTEQFKMMKPNARLANVARGGIVDEDALYNALKDHTIAGAAFDVWCSEPLDESEKKLLELDNLVTTPHLGASTVEAQERVAVDIAHAAVKYLKDGIITNAINAPRGKLTPETEPYVPLAENMGSLIRQLGGDAPISSVEVSYYGGLAQTDSKLLTVSAVKGIIKGIVGEDGANIINALPVAKSKGIEVKETKIDKFENYANMIEVKTVSGGRTITVRGTAFGSEARLVNYNGYRFNVPLSGDLVFVTYPDVKGVVGRIGAAAADAGIDIREMAVSTKENDSTALTVLVLGSAPGKETVARIAAAAGGDAKCAEL
- a CDS encoding aminotransferase class V-fold PLP-dependent enzyme, with amino-acid sequence MSRKLFTVGPVNVPDDVLKAMDRPMITHRSSEYKQLHADIEEKLHKALGTDNDIFMVAGSATVLLEGAARNGIREHSLGLTSGSFGDRSIEVATTNGRKVDVVRVPMGKAVKPADIEGKVGKDIEAVHWVSNESSTGVYCDNAALAEEVRSQNPDALVMIDAVTSMFAMDLDWKRTQPDSVVFGSQKDLALPPGLAFVVVSPEFMKKSESMENKGFYTDFVKLKEKNDENYALTTPPVSIMFGLDYQLDKMLKEGMAARYRRHREMGDLLRAWAKEKLEGIFPEEGYQSDSLAVIKKGDLDFDAFHKVIKSRGYEISNGYGDIKKQTFRVGTMGDLTPADIRSLIGVMDEALEEVKQ
- a CDS encoding pyridoxal phosphate-dependent aminotransferase; protein product: MVSVSDRVQKIPASGTIAIGNLVSELKAQGIDIVSFSMGEPDFTTPANIVDAAKSALDSGFTHYTPSTGIPELKEAIAKTARARNGMNVSSMNVLVTPCKHAIFMTALAFLNPGDEVILPDPGWVTYEADIKLCGAKPVYVPLEYDDGFILDPRRVEEAVTPKTKMIILNTPANPTGCVMPEKQVREIAEIAEKHDLIVLADEIYEQIIYSGKHFSIASVPGMLDRTVTVSGLSKTYAMTGWRVGWAVSSVNNIAALNKLQSHSISCCVSFAQKGAVEALDGDQSSIRKMTDEFRTRRDLALDLLEEVPRVECQKPEGAFYLFPRYDADIHSVDLAKKMLKDAHVAVTPGAAFGPHGEGFFRISYATGEDQIREGISRMKKFMSEL